Proteins found in one Balaenoptera ricei isolate mBalRic1 chromosome 18, mBalRic1.hap2, whole genome shotgun sequence genomic segment:
- the ALG11 gene encoding GDP-Man:Man(3)GlcNAc(2)-PP-Dol alpha-1,2-mannosyltransferase isoform X1 — MAAAERGWCLRELLRCFHSLFFPGLIVCGVLCVCLLIVLWGIRLLLQRKKKSGSASKTGKNQTVIAFFHPYCNAGGGGERVLWCALRALQKKYPEAVYVVYTGDADVSGQQILEGAFRRFNIRLTCPVKFVLLRKRYLVEDSLYPHFTLLGQSLGSIFLGWEALMQCVPDVYIDSMGYAFTLPLFKYLGGCRVGSYVHYPTISTDMLSVVKNQNVGFNNAAFITRNPFLSKVKLIYYYLFAFIYGLAGSCSDVVMVNSSWTLNHILSLWKVGNCTNIVYPPCDVQTFLDIPLHKKKTTSGHLLVSIGQFRPEKNHPLQIRAFAKLLNKKEAESLPPLKLVLIGGCRNQDDELRVNQLRRLSEDLGVQEDVEFKINIPFDELKNYLSEATVGLHTMWNEHFGIGIVECMAAGTTVLAHNSGGPKLDIVVPHQGERTGFLAESEEDYAETMAHILSMSAEKRLQIRNNARASVSRFSDQEFEVTFLMSVEKLFQ, encoded by the exons ATGGCGGCCGCCGAAAGGGGTTGGTGCTTGCGCGAGTTATTGAG GTGTTTTCATTCATTATTCTTCCCTGGGCTAATTGTATGTGgagttttatgtgtgtgtttactCATTGTCCTTTGGGGAATCAGACTGCtgctacagagaaagaaaaagtcgGGCTCAGCTAGCAAAACTGGGAAAAATCAAACGGTGATTGCATTTTTCCATCCCTACTGCAACGCTGgcggaggaggagaaagagtgtTATGGTGTGCCTTAAGGGCTCTACAGAAAAA GTATCCTGAAGCAGTTTATGTTGTTTATACTGGTGATGCTGATGTCAGTGGTCAACAGATACTGGAAGGTGCTTTCAGAAGATTTAACATCAGATTAACTTGCCCAGTGAAGTTTGTTTTATTAAGGAAGCGCTACCTTGTGGAAGATTCACTCTATCCTCATTTCACCCTGCTGGGCCAAAGTCTGGGATCCATTTTTCTTGGCTGGGAAGCTCTGATGCAGTGTGTTCCCGATGTTTACATCGATTCGATGGGCTACGCTTTCACTCTTCCTCTGTTTAAGTATTTAGGCGGTTGCCGAGTTGGAAGCTATGTTCATTATCCCACCATCAGCACTGACATGCTCTCTGTAGTGAAGAATCAAAATGTCGGATTTAACAATGCAGCCTTCATCACCAGGAATCCTTTTCTCAGCAAAGTAAAGCTTATCTACTactatttatttgcttttatatatGGGCTTGCTGGTTCTTGCAGTGATGTCGTCATGGTCAATTCTTCTTGGACGCTAAACCATATCCTCTCACTGTGGAAGGTTGGGAATTGCACTAATATTGTTTATCCACCTTGTGATGTGCAGACGTTTCTGGACATTCCCTTACACAAGAAGAAGACAACCTCAGGACATTTACTGGTTTCGATTGGCCAGTTCAGGCCTGAAAAGAATCATCCTTTGCAGATCAGAGCCTTTGCTAAATTGCTGAATAAAAAGGAGGCTGAGTCACTTCCTCCACTTAAACTTGTCCTCATTGGAGGTTGTCGTAACCAAGACGATGAACTTAGGGTAAACCAACTGAGAAGGCTTTCTGAGGACCTAGGAGTTCAAGAAGacgtggaatttaaaataaacattccaTTTGATGAATTAAAGAATTACTTGTCTGAAGCAACAGTTGGTCTGCATACCATGTGGAACGAGCATTTTGGGATTG GAATTGTTGAGTGTATGGCAGCCGGCACGACTGTCCTTGCACACAATTCAGGGGGCCCGAAGCTCGACATTGTCGTTCCTCACCAAGGCGAGAGAACTGGGTTTCTGGCTGAAAGTGAAGAAGACTATGCTGAGACTATGGCCCATATTCTTTCCATGTCTGCAGAAAAGAGACTCCAAATCAGGAACAATGCTCGTGCATCCGTAAGCAGATTCTCCGATCAGGAGTTTGAAGTGACATTCCTAATGTCtgtggaaaaattatttcaataa
- the ALG11 gene encoding GDP-Man:Man(3)GlcNAc(2)-PP-Dol alpha-1,2-mannosyltransferase isoform X2, whose protein sequence is MAAAERGWCLRELLRCFHSLFFPGLIVCGVLCVCLLIVLWGIRLLLQRKKKSGSASKTGKNQTVIAFFHPYCNAGGGGERVLWCALRALQKKYPEAVYVVYTGDADVSGQQILEGAFRRFNIRLTCPVKFVLLRKRYLVEDSLYPHFTLLGQSLGSIFLGWEALMQCVPDVYIDSMGYAFTLPLFKYLGGCRVGSYVHYPTISTDMLSVVKNQNVGFNNAAFITRNPFLSKVKLIYYYLFAFIYGLAGSCSDVVMVNSSWTLNHILSLWKVGNCTNIVYPPCDVQTFLDIPLHKKKTTSGHLLVSIGQFRPEKNHPLQIRAFAKLLNKKEAESLPPLKLVLIGGCRNQDDELRVNQLRRLSEDLGVQEDVEFKINIPFDELKNYLSEATVGLHTMWNEHFGIDCL, encoded by the exons ATGGCGGCCGCCGAAAGGGGTTGGTGCTTGCGCGAGTTATTGAG GTGTTTTCATTCATTATTCTTCCCTGGGCTAATTGTATGTGgagttttatgtgtgtgtttactCATTGTCCTTTGGGGAATCAGACTGCtgctacagagaaagaaaaagtcgGGCTCAGCTAGCAAAACTGGGAAAAATCAAACGGTGATTGCATTTTTCCATCCCTACTGCAACGCTGgcggaggaggagaaagagtgtTATGGTGTGCCTTAAGGGCTCTACAGAAAAA GTATCCTGAAGCAGTTTATGTTGTTTATACTGGTGATGCTGATGTCAGTGGTCAACAGATACTGGAAGGTGCTTTCAGAAGATTTAACATCAGATTAACTTGCCCAGTGAAGTTTGTTTTATTAAGGAAGCGCTACCTTGTGGAAGATTCACTCTATCCTCATTTCACCCTGCTGGGCCAAAGTCTGGGATCCATTTTTCTTGGCTGGGAAGCTCTGATGCAGTGTGTTCCCGATGTTTACATCGATTCGATGGGCTACGCTTTCACTCTTCCTCTGTTTAAGTATTTAGGCGGTTGCCGAGTTGGAAGCTATGTTCATTATCCCACCATCAGCACTGACATGCTCTCTGTAGTGAAGAATCAAAATGTCGGATTTAACAATGCAGCCTTCATCACCAGGAATCCTTTTCTCAGCAAAGTAAAGCTTATCTACTactatttatttgcttttatatatGGGCTTGCTGGTTCTTGCAGTGATGTCGTCATGGTCAATTCTTCTTGGACGCTAAACCATATCCTCTCACTGTGGAAGGTTGGGAATTGCACTAATATTGTTTATCCACCTTGTGATGTGCAGACGTTTCTGGACATTCCCTTACACAAGAAGAAGACAACCTCAGGACATTTACTGGTTTCGATTGGCCAGTTCAGGCCTGAAAAGAATCATCCTTTGCAGATCAGAGCCTTTGCTAAATTGCTGAATAAAAAGGAGGCTGAGTCACTTCCTCCACTTAAACTTGTCCTCATTGGAGGTTGTCGTAACCAAGACGATGAACTTAGGGTAAACCAACTGAGAAGGCTTTCTGAGGACCTAGGAGTTCAAGAAGacgtggaatttaaaataaacattccaTTTGATGAATTAAAGAATTACTTGTCTGAAGCAACAGTTGGTCTGCATACCATGTGGAACGAGCATTTTGGGATTG